A region of Vitis vinifera cultivar Pinot Noir 40024 chromosome 13, ASM3070453v1 DNA encodes the following proteins:
- the LOC100263812 gene encoding tryptophan N-monooxygenase CYP79A68, producing the protein MSSSFPNSFLFLLSHNSETLKLVSLHLHLPFILLLLFLFFFAFLILYKLKPKTLITKPMPLLPPGPTPWPLVGNLPELFTKKPVFRWILGLLEELNTEIACIKLGNVHVIPVISPEIAREFLKKHDAVFASRPITMTSDHLSRGFLTTVLSPWGEQWKKMRRIITSEVLKPARHMWLLQKRTEEADNLVRFIYNQCKFSSITSHNFTESSVVNVRNTVRQYTGNVVRKMMFSRRYFGEGRKDGGPGLEEEEHVNSLFTTLAYLYVFSPSDYLPCLRVFDLDGHEKMVKEALRIINKHHDPIVDERIIQWRNGEKKEVEDILDVFITISDTKGKPLLSVEEIKAQLIELMIEIVDNPAHAAEWAMAEMINQPEIMQKAVEEIDRVVGKDRLVQESDIAQLKYVKACAREALRLHPIAPFNVPHVSMADAVVAGYFIPKGSHVLLSRVGLGRNPRVWEEPLKFKPERHMNDEVVDLAEPELRFISFSTGRRGCPGTALGTALTVTLLARLLQCFSWSVPPNQDQIDLTESMNDLFLAKPLHAHAKPRLHASMYGN; encoded by the exons ATGTCTTCTTCATTTCCAAATTCATTCCTCTTCCTGCTCTCTCATAATTCTGAAACCTTGAAGCTCGTTTCACTTCATCTTCATTTACCATTCATCCTCTtgctccttttccttttctttttcgcTTTTCTTATCCTCTACAAActcaaacccaaaaccctaatcaCCAAGCCAATGCCACTGCTCCCTCCTGGCCCAACTCCATGGCCATTAGTTGGGAACCTGCCTGAATTATTCACAAAAAAGCCGGTATTCCGGTGGATACTTGGACTTTTGGAGGAACTCAACACTGAGATTGCATGCATCAAACTGGGCAATGTCCATGTCATTCCCGTGATTTCGCCTGAGATTGCCAGGGAGTTTTTGAAGAAACATGATGCAGTGTTTGCATCCAGACCTATTACAATGACGTCCGATCACTTGAGCAGAGGATTCCTGACCACAGTCCTTTCGCCATGGGGAGAGCAgtggaagaagatgagaagGATCATCACTTCTGAGGTGCTTAAGCCAGCAAGACATATGTGGCTCCTCCAGAAGAGAACTGAAGAAGCCGACAATCTTGTCCGCTTCATTTATAACCAGTGTAAGTTCTCTAGTATTACTAGCCATAATTTTACGGAATCATCGGTTGTGAATGTGAGAAATACAGTCAGACAATACACAGGAAATGTGGTTAGGAAGATGATGTTCAGCAGAAGGTACTTTGGGGAAGGAAGGAAAGATGGAGGGCCTGgacttgaagaagaagaacacgtAAACTCCCTCTTTACCACGCTTGCTTACCTATATGTATTCTCTCCATCTGATTACCTTCCATGCCTGAGAGTCTTCGACCTAGATGGCCATGAGAAGATGGTAAAAGAGGCTTTGAGAATCATCAACAAGCATCATGATCCGATTGTGGATGAAAGAATAATACAATGGAGAAATGGGGAGAAGAAGGAGGTTGAGGACATACTCGATGTTTTCATTACAATCAGCGACACAAAGGGAAAACCATTGCTATCAGTAGAAGAGATCAAAGCCCAACTCATA GAACTGATGATTGAAATAGTGGATAATCCAGCGCATGCAGCTGAGTGGGCAATGGCAGAAATGATCAATCAACCCGAGATTATGCAGAAGGCCGTAGAAGAAATCGATAGAGTGGTTGGAAAGGATAGACTTGTTCAAGAATCCGATATCGCGCAGCTCAAATATGTTAAAGCCTGTGCTAGGGAAGCTCTGCGGCTTCACCCCATAGCACCATTCAACGTGCCCCATGTGTCCATGGCGGACGCTGTTGTGGCCGGCTACTTCATCCCCAAAGGCAGCCATGTCCTGCTGAGCCGGGTAGGGCTTGGACGGAACCCTAGAGTGTGGGAAGAGCCATTAAAGTTTAAACCAGAGCGGCATATGAATGATGAAGTGGTGGATTTAGCTGAGCCTGAGCTTCGGTTCATTTCATTTAGTACTGGGAGACGCGGGTGTCCTGGAACTGCCTTAGGGACAGCCTTGACAGTTACACTCTTGGCGAGACTCCTTCAATGTTTTTCGTGGAGTGTGCCACCGAACCAGGACCAAATTGACCTCACAGAATCAATGAACGACCTCTTTCTAGCCAAGCCTCTCCATGCTCATGCAAAACCACGCTTGCATGCTTCCATGTATGGGAATTGA
- the LOC100258660 gene encoding phenylalanine N-monooxygenase CYP79D16-like, with the protein MQKVMEEIDRVVGKERLVKEFDIMQLKYVKACGREAMRLHPMSSFNDPHLSMVDAIVAGYFIPKGSHVLLNQVGLGRNPKVWEEPLRFKPERHMNDDVLDLAEPEVRFISFSAKRQWCFGTALGTTLTVTLLARLLQGFSWSAPHNHEQIDLKESTQPLI; encoded by the coding sequence ATGCAGAAGGTCATGGAAGAAATCGATAGAGTGGTTGGAAAGGAGAGACTTGTTAAAGAATTCGATATTATGCAGCTCAAATATGTTAAGGCATGTGGAAGGGAAGCTATGCGTCTTCACCCCATGTCATCATTCAATGACCCCCATCTGTCCATGGTGGATGCTATTGTAGCCGGCTACTTCATCCCTAAAGGCAGTCATGTCCTACTGAACCAGGTAGGGCTTGGGCGAAACCCTAAAGTTTGGGAAGAGCCATTAAGGTTCAAACCAGAGCGGCATATGAATGATGATGTGTTGGATTTAGCTGAGCCTGAGGTTCGATTCATTTCATTTAGTGCTAAGAGACAATGGTGCTTTGGAACTGCCCTAGGGACAACATTGACAGTTACACTCTTGGCAAGGCTTCTTCAAGGTTTTTCATGGAGTGCGCCACACAACCACGAGCAAATTGACCTCAAAGAATCCACACAAccactaatttga